Proteins encoded by one window of Arachis ipaensis cultivar K30076 chromosome B04, Araip1.1, whole genome shotgun sequence:
- the LOC107638162 gene encoding uncharacterized protein At1g04910 isoform X2, translated as MEMKLKMLASEKVENSKRLTIRPGIKVWLARAITTAIIWSIFAQMIALRELLGPILLMGMPYCFSSPVVFQIGEKSLVPTKVVLPPKRIYKNNGYLMVSCNGGLNQMRAAICDMVAIARQLNVTLIVPELDKTSFWADPSDFQDIFDVNHFITSLQDEVRILKQLPSRVKTRVEQGLSFSMSPISWSNITYYENQILPLLLKHKVVHLNRTDARLANNGLHTDIQKLRCHVNFNALRFTSQIEELGRRIVRILRERGPFIVLHLRYEMDMLAFSGCAHGCDIKEEEELTRMRYSYPMWKEKVINSELKRKEGLCPLTPEEIALTLTALGIDHNVQIYIAAGEIYGGEKRMASLLREFPNLVRKETLLHPSDLMNFQNHSSQMAALDYLVSLESDIFIPTYDGNMAKVVEGHRRCLSLCSFLKSTLTFDVISRIQKDYTTG; from the exons ATGGAGATGAAGCTCAAAATGTTGGCTTCTGAAAAAGTTGAGAATTCAAAGAGGTTGACTATAAGGCCTGGAATCAAGGTGTGGCTTGCTAGAGCCATTACAACTGCAATAATTTGGAGTATTTTTGCTCAAATGATTGCTCTGAGGGAATTGTTGGGGCCAATTCTGTTAATGGGCATGCCTTATTGTTTCAGTTCCCCTGTTGTGTTTCAAATTGGTGAAAAGTCTTTGGTTCCAACCAAGGTTGTTCTGCCACCAAAAA GGATTTACAAGAACAATGGTTATCTTATGGTCTCATGCAATGGTGGACTCAACCAAATGAGAGCAGCA ATATGTGATATGGTTGCTATTGCAAGACAATTAAATGTCACTCTCATAGTTCCTGAGCTGGATAAAACCTCTTTCTGGGCTGATCCAAG TGACTTCCAAGACATATTTGATGTGAATCATTTCATTACATCCTTGCAAGACGAGGTTCGGATATTAAAGCAACTACCATCAAGGGTGAAGACGAGAGTTGAACAAGGACTGTCCTTCTCAATGTCTCCTATTAGCTGGTCTAACATCACATACTATGAAAATCAG ATCCTTCCTCTCTTGCTGAAACACAAGGTTGTGCACCTAAATAGAACTGATGCTCGGCTTGCGAATAATGGACTGCATACCGACATTCAGAAGCTGCGCTGCCATGTTAATTTCAATGCTTTGAGGTTTACTTCCCAGATAGAAGAGCTTGGTAGAAGGATAGTGAGGATTTTGAGAGAAAGAGGACCCTTCATTGTACTTCACCTTAGATATGAGATGGACATGTTAGCCTTTTCTGGCTGTGCTCATGGTTGTGACATCAAGGAGGAGGAGGAACTTACAAGAATGAG ATATTCTTATCCTATGTGGAAGGAAAAGGTCATTAATTCTGAGCTTAAGAGGAAGGAAGGTTTATGCCCTTTAACACCTGAGGAAATTGCTCTAACATTAACAGCACTAGGCATAGATCATAATGTTCAAATTTATATTGCTGCTGGTGAAATATATGGTGGAGAGAAAAGGATGGCAAGTTTACTCAGAGAGTTTCCTAATCTG GTAAGGAAGGAAACTCTGCTGCACCCTTCAGATTTGATGAATTTCCAGAATCACTCATCACAAATGGCTGCATTGGATTATCTTGTGTCCCTGGAAAGTGATATATTCATTCCAACATATGATGGCAACATGGCCAAGGTTGTGGAAGGCCACCGCAGGTGTTTGTCACTATGCTCCTTTCTGAAATCTACCTTAACCTTTGATGTG atttctAGGATTCAAAAAGACTATACTACTGGATAG
- the LOC107638163 gene encoding dolichol phosphate-mannose biosynthesis regulatory protein, with protein sequence MELADRAVGFLLTFLSLSIFTYYTFWVIILPFVDGDHFVHKYFLPQEYAILIPVSAGVAILCFLCIFIGLVMLKSKKKKA encoded by the exons ATGGAATTAGCTGATAGAGCAGTTGGATTTCTACTAACTTTTCTTAGCTTATCAATATTCACGTATTATACATTCTGGGTTATAATCCTG CCATTTGTAGATGGTGATCACTTTGTGCACAAGTATTTCTTGCCTCAAGAGTATGCCATACTAATACCGGTTTCAGCTGGTGTTGCAATTCTTTGCTTCTTGTGCATATTTATTGGATTGGTCATGCTCAAATCAAAAAAGAAGAAGGCTTAA
- the LOC107638162 gene encoding uncharacterized protein At1g04910 isoform X1, with translation MEMKLKMLASEKVENSKRLTIRPGIKVWLARAITTAIIWSIFAQMIALRELLGPILLMGMPYCFSSPVVFQIGEKSLVPTKVVLPPKRIYKNNGYLMVSCNGGLNQMRAAICDMVAIARQLNVTLIVPELDKTSFWADPSDFQDIFDVNHFITSLQDEVRILKQLPSRVKTRVEQGLSFSMSPISWSNITYYENQILPLLLKHKVVHLNRTDARLANNGLHTDIQKLRCHVNFNALRFTSQIEELGRRIVRILRERGPFIVLHLRYEMDMLAFSGCAHGCDIKEEEELTRMRYSYPMWKEKVINSELKRKEGLCPLTPEEIALTLTALGIDHNVQIYIAAGEIYGGEKRMASLLREFPNLVRKETLLHPSDLMNFQNHSSQMAALDYLVSLESDIFIPTYDGNMAKVVEGHRRFLGFKKTILLDRRLLVNLIDQYTNGSLSWDEFSIAIKEAHVYRMGSPKRRIAIPERPKEEDYFYSNPHECLQLIDESHETLESTLS, from the exons ATGGAGATGAAGCTCAAAATGTTGGCTTCTGAAAAAGTTGAGAATTCAAAGAGGTTGACTATAAGGCCTGGAATCAAGGTGTGGCTTGCTAGAGCCATTACAACTGCAATAATTTGGAGTATTTTTGCTCAAATGATTGCTCTGAGGGAATTGTTGGGGCCAATTCTGTTAATGGGCATGCCTTATTGTTTCAGTTCCCCTGTTGTGTTTCAAATTGGTGAAAAGTCTTTGGTTCCAACCAAGGTTGTTCTGCCACCAAAAA GGATTTACAAGAACAATGGTTATCTTATGGTCTCATGCAATGGTGGACTCAACCAAATGAGAGCAGCA ATATGTGATATGGTTGCTATTGCAAGACAATTAAATGTCACTCTCATAGTTCCTGAGCTGGATAAAACCTCTTTCTGGGCTGATCCAAG TGACTTCCAAGACATATTTGATGTGAATCATTTCATTACATCCTTGCAAGACGAGGTTCGGATATTAAAGCAACTACCATCAAGGGTGAAGACGAGAGTTGAACAAGGACTGTCCTTCTCAATGTCTCCTATTAGCTGGTCTAACATCACATACTATGAAAATCAG ATCCTTCCTCTCTTGCTGAAACACAAGGTTGTGCACCTAAATAGAACTGATGCTCGGCTTGCGAATAATGGACTGCATACCGACATTCAGAAGCTGCGCTGCCATGTTAATTTCAATGCTTTGAGGTTTACTTCCCAGATAGAAGAGCTTGGTAGAAGGATAGTGAGGATTTTGAGAGAAAGAGGACCCTTCATTGTACTTCACCTTAGATATGAGATGGACATGTTAGCCTTTTCTGGCTGTGCTCATGGTTGTGACATCAAGGAGGAGGAGGAACTTACAAGAATGAG ATATTCTTATCCTATGTGGAAGGAAAAGGTCATTAATTCTGAGCTTAAGAGGAAGGAAGGTTTATGCCCTTTAACACCTGAGGAAATTGCTCTAACATTAACAGCACTAGGCATAGATCATAATGTTCAAATTTATATTGCTGCTGGTGAAATATATGGTGGAGAGAAAAGGATGGCAAGTTTACTCAGAGAGTTTCCTAATCTG GTAAGGAAGGAAACTCTGCTGCACCCTTCAGATTTGATGAATTTCCAGAATCACTCATCACAAATGGCTGCATTGGATTATCTTGTGTCCCTGGAAAGTGATATATTCATTCCAACATATGATGGCAACATGGCCAAGGTTGTGGAAGGCCACCGCAG atttctAGGATTCAAAAAGACTATACTACTGGATAGAAGGCTTCTGGTAAACTTAATAGATCAGTACACTAATGGTTCATTGAGCTGGGATGAGTTCTCCATTGCTATTAAGGAAGCTCATGTCTATAGGATGGGAAGCCCTAAAAGAAGAATTGCCATTCCAGAAAGACCAAAAGAAGAAGACTACTTTTATTCCAATCCTCATGAATGTTTGCAATTGATAGATGAAAGTCATGAAACATTGGAAAGCACATTATCTTAA